In Methylococcus geothermalis, one genomic interval encodes:
- a CDS encoding rhodanese-like domain-containing protein — protein MIEQIAPPAAWQFTLDHPDHILLDVRDPIEFTMIGHPPGACNIPWKFAPSWQINPDFVARVRQLVPDSATPILLLCRSGQRSQDAAEQLAAAGYSKLYNIREGFEGPLDAERHRSSKGGWRYHGLPWEQS, from the coding sequence ATGATCGAGCAAATCGCCCCCCCTGCCGCCTGGCAATTCACTCTCGACCATCCGGACCACATCCTCCTCGACGTGCGCGACCCGATCGAGTTCACGATGATCGGGCACCCTCCGGGCGCATGCAACATTCCATGGAAATTCGCCCCTTCCTGGCAGATCAATCCGGATTTCGTTGCTCGGGTCAGACAGCTCGTGCCCGACAGCGCCACCCCGATTCTTCTGTTGTGCAGAAGCGGCCAGCGTTCCCAGGATGCCGCGGAACAGCTTGCAGCCGCCGGCTATTCGAAACTGTACAATATACGCGAAGGTTTCGAAGGTCCCTTGGACGCCGAGCGTCATCGCAGCTCGAAAGGAGGATGGCGTTATCACGGCCTCCCCTGGGAACAAAGCTGA
- a CDS encoding class I SAM-dependent methyltransferase, giving the protein MNAAAIREKWNRIYRDWNGPFPAAATVLSENAHLLPLAGGQALDLACGLGGNAVFLARRGFEVDAVDISEAGIHALGNIARKEALAIQARVADVTEIHWPAERYDVIVVSRFLERALAPAIVGALKPGGLLFYQTFVETKSSLSGPSNPRFLLRDNELVRLFGGLLIRYYRDETRTGNPNAGQRDEAFLIAQRPFS; this is encoded by the coding sequence GTGAACGCTGCGGCAATTCGAGAAAAATGGAATCGCATCTATCGGGACTGGAATGGCCCTTTCCCTGCAGCTGCAACAGTCCTGTCCGAGAATGCGCATTTGCTTCCGCTCGCCGGCGGGCAGGCGCTGGACCTGGCCTGCGGGCTTGGCGGCAATGCGGTATTTTTGGCCCGCCGAGGTTTCGAGGTCGACGCCGTCGATATCTCGGAAGCAGGGATCCATGCGTTGGGGAATATCGCTCGCAAGGAAGCGCTGGCCATCCAGGCCCGCGTCGCCGATGTCACGGAGATCCATTGGCCCGCCGAACGTTACGACGTCATCGTCGTCAGCAGGTTCCTGGAACGGGCATTGGCGCCGGCCATCGTGGGCGCGCTCAAACCAGGCGGGTTATTGTTCTATCAAACTTTCGTGGAAACCAAATCCAGCCTGTCCGGCCCCAGCAATCCACGCTTTCTGCTGCGCGACAACGAACTCGTTCGGCTCTTTGGCGGACTGCTGATCCGTTATTACCGCGACGAAACACGCACGGGAAACCCGAACGCCGGCCAACGCGACGAAGCTTTCCTCATTGCCCAGAGACCCTTCTCATGA
- the typA gene encoding translational GTPase TypA encodes MVDKLRNIAIIAHVDHGKTTLVDKLLQQSGTFAAHERVGERVMDSNDLEKERGITILAKNTAIKWRDYRINIVDTPGHADFGGEVERVLSMVDSVLLLVDAVDGPMPQTRFVTQKAFAMGLHPIVVINKIDRPGARPDWVLDQTFDLFDRLGATEAQLDFPVIYCSALNGYAGLSPDITGGTLEPLFEAIVNHVSPPDVDVEGPFQMQVSSLDYNSYVGVIGIGRIARGTVKRNTPVTLIKRDGRQSGARILQVLAFHGLERIERDEASAGDIIAFTGIEGLEISDTLCAVGFAEQLPPLTVDEPTVSMTFQVNNSPFAGREGKFLTSRQIRDRLNRELIHNVALRVEDTADPDKFAVSGRGELHLSILIENMRREGYELAVSRPEVIIREIDGEPCEPYEFVTIELEEAHQGSVMEKLGERKGDLQNMVPDGQGRVRLEYIIPSRGLIGFQTEFLTTTSGTGLLYHVFDHYGPMKKGAIGQRTNGALISNTSGKALAFSLFNLQERGRLFVEHGDEVYEGMVVGVHTRGNDLVVNPTKAKQLTNIRAAGSDENILLTPAIKFSLEQAIEFIDDDELVEVTPQTIRIRKKLLQEHERKKASRSA; translated from the coding sequence ATGGTAGACAAGTTACGCAACATAGCGATCATCGCCCATGTCGACCACGGTAAGACCACCCTGGTAGACAAGCTGCTCCAGCAGAGCGGGACTTTTGCCGCTCACGAAAGAGTAGGCGAGCGCGTCATGGACTCCAATGACCTCGAGAAAGAACGAGGCATCACCATCCTGGCGAAGAATACCGCCATCAAATGGCGGGACTACCGCATCAATATCGTCGACACTCCCGGCCACGCCGATTTTGGCGGGGAAGTCGAACGTGTGCTTTCCATGGTCGACTCGGTTTTGCTTCTGGTCGACGCCGTGGACGGCCCCATGCCGCAGACCCGATTCGTCACCCAAAAGGCCTTCGCCATGGGATTGCATCCCATCGTCGTGATCAACAAGATCGACCGGCCAGGCGCCCGCCCCGACTGGGTGCTGGACCAGACCTTCGACCTGTTTGACCGGCTCGGCGCCACCGAAGCCCAGCTCGATTTTCCAGTGATTTACTGCTCAGCGTTGAACGGCTATGCCGGATTGAGTCCGGACATCACCGGCGGTACGCTGGAACCGCTGTTCGAAGCCATCGTGAATCACGTATCCCCACCGGACGTTGATGTCGAGGGACCGTTTCAGATGCAGGTCAGCAGCCTGGATTACAACTCTTACGTCGGAGTCATCGGCATCGGGCGAATCGCCAGAGGGACGGTCAAACGGAACACCCCCGTCACGCTGATCAAACGCGATGGGCGGCAATCCGGGGCCCGCATTCTCCAAGTCCTGGCATTCCACGGGCTGGAACGCATTGAAAGAGACGAAGCGAGCGCTGGCGACATCATCGCGTTCACTGGCATCGAGGGGCTTGAAATATCGGACACCCTTTGTGCCGTGGGTTTTGCCGAACAACTCCCCCCCCTCACCGTCGACGAACCAACCGTCAGCATGACCTTCCAGGTCAATAATTCACCCTTCGCCGGAAGGGAGGGCAAATTCTTGACGTCACGACAGATCCGGGACAGGTTGAACCGGGAGTTGATCCATAACGTCGCCCTTCGCGTCGAAGATACCGCAGATCCGGATAAATTTGCGGTCTCCGGCCGCGGCGAGCTGCATCTTTCCATCCTGATCGAAAACATGCGGCGGGAAGGTTATGAGCTGGCGGTTTCCAGACCCGAAGTCATCATCCGCGAAATCGACGGGGAACCTTGCGAGCCCTATGAATTCGTCACCATCGAGCTGGAAGAGGCACATCAAGGCTCCGTCATGGAAAAGCTCGGCGAGCGTAAGGGCGACCTGCAAAATATGGTGCCGGATGGCCAAGGGCGCGTACGGCTCGAATACATTATTCCCTCCCGCGGCCTCATCGGATTTCAGACGGAATTCCTCACCACCACCTCGGGAACCGGGCTCCTGTATCACGTATTCGATCATTATGGACCGATGAAGAAGGGGGCAATCGGACAGAGAACGAATGGGGCGCTAATTTCCAATACATCGGGCAAAGCACTGGCATTTTCGCTGTTCAATCTTCAGGAGCGGGGACGCCTCTTCGTGGAGCACGGGGACGAGGTGTATGAAGGGATGGTGGTCGGCGTGCATACCCGAGGAAACGACCTGGTGGTCAACCCAACCAAAGCCAAGCAGCTGACCAATATTCGAGCAGCCGGTAGCGACGAGAACATCCTTCTGACACCTGCCATCAAGTTCAGTCTCGAACAGGCTATCGAATTCATCGACGACGATGAACTCGTGGAAGTGACTCCGCAAACCATTCGTATCCGCAAGAAACTTTTGCAGGAACACGAACGCAAAAAGGCCTCTCGAAGCGCCTAA
- the amoB gene encoding bacterial ammonia monooxygenase, subunit AmoB — protein MKTIKDRIAKWSAIGLLSAVAATSFYAPNASAHGEKSQAAFMRMRTIHWYDLTWSKEKVKVNETVEIKGKFHVFEGWPETVDEPDVAFLNVGMPGPVFIRKESYIGGQLVPRSVRLEIGKTYDFRVVLKARRPGDWHVHTMMNVQGGGPIIGPGKWITVEGSMSEFRNPVTTLTGQTVDLENYNEGNTYFWHAFWFAIGVAWIGYWSRRPIFIPRLLMVDAGRADELVSTTDRKVAMGFLAATILIVVMAMSSANSKYPITIPLQAGTMRGMKPIDMPAPTVSVKVEDATYRVPGRAMRMKLTITNHGNRPIRLGEFYTASVRFLDSNVYKDTTGYPEDLLAEDGLSVSDNSPLAPGETRTVDVTASDAAWEVYRLSDIIYDPDSRFAGLLFFFDDQGNRQVTQIDAPLIPSFM, from the coding sequence ATGAAAACAATAAAGGACCGGATTGCAAAATGGTCTGCAATCGGACTGCTGTCCGCCGTGGCAGCGACCAGCTTCTACGCCCCGAACGCCTCCGCCCACGGTGAAAAATCGCAGGCCGCGTTCATGCGTATGCGTACCATCCACTGGTACGACCTGACCTGGTCGAAAGAGAAAGTCAAAGTCAACGAAACCGTGGAAATCAAAGGCAAATTCCACGTGTTCGAAGGCTGGCCGGAAACGGTCGACGAACCGGATGTCGCGTTCCTCAACGTCGGCATGCCGGGTCCGGTGTTCATCCGCAAGGAATCGTACATCGGTGGCCAGCTGGTGCCGCGTTCGGTACGTCTGGAAATCGGCAAGACCTACGACTTCCGGGTCGTCCTCAAAGCCCGTCGTCCGGGTGACTGGCACGTTCACACCATGATGAACGTCCAGGGCGGTGGCCCGATCATCGGCCCCGGCAAGTGGATCACCGTGGAAGGTTCCATGAGCGAATTCAGGAACCCCGTCACGACCCTGACCGGTCAGACGGTGGATCTTGAGAACTACAACGAAGGCAACACCTACTTCTGGCATGCCTTCTGGTTCGCCATCGGTGTCGCCTGGATCGGCTACTGGTCGCGTCGACCGATCTTCATCCCCCGTCTGCTGATGGTGGATGCAGGCCGCGCCGACGAACTGGTGTCCACCACCGACCGCAAGGTAGCGATGGGCTTCCTGGCCGCCACCATCCTGATCGTGGTCATGGCCATGTCCAGCGCCAACAGCAAGTACCCGATCACCATCCCGCTGCAGGCCGGCACCATGCGTGGCATGAAGCCGATCGACATGCCGGCGCCGACGGTCTCGGTGAAAGTGGAAGACGCCACCTACCGCGTGCCGGGTCGTGCCATGCGGATGAAGCTCACCATCACCAACCACGGCAACAGGCCGATCCGGTTGGGTGAGTTCTACACCGCCTCGGTGCGTTTCCTGGATTCCAACGTGTACAAGGACACCACGGGCTATCCGGAAGACCTGCTGGCAGAAGACGGCCTGAGCGTCAGCGACAACAGCCCGCTGGCTCCGGGTGAGACCCGCACGGTCGACGTCACCGCGTCGGACGCAGCCTGGGAAGTGTATCGTCTGTCCGACATCATCTACGATCCGGACAGCCGTTTCGCCGGTCTGCTGTTCTTCTTCGACGATCAGGGCAACCGTCAGGTGACCCAGATCGACGCACCGCTGATCCCGTCGTTCATGTAA
- a CDS encoding sigma-54-dependent transcriptional regulator → MNQGCILVVDDEPDIRGLVQEILTDEGYSVVGAENGAAARDAVRAHRPDLILLDIWMPDEDGISLLREWLESGAIDCPVIMMSGHATVETAIEATRLGAYDVLEKPISMAKLLITVERALESARLKHETVGVRRTTETLVELVGKSASMELLREQIKRIAQHDARVLLVGESGSGKETAARYLHAHSSRRSGPFLEVAAGTISPAASAIEFFGSENNGKIRRGLLEQAHGGTLFLEDVSDLEPETQVRLLGALETGAFYRVGGTEPIHTDFRLVASTHIPLDDAVRAGLFRRELFYLLNAVTLKIPPLREHNEDVPELLRFYVDYFVSREKLPFRRFPVSVQNFLRHYSWNGNIRELKNLVQRLLILGSGEDVSLDEVKSVLGGTTDTLKAEGKSDFFELPLKEARERFEKTYLEYHLDKYGGSVARLSQAIGLERTHLYRKLNALGIKFKDKR, encoded by the coding sequence ATGAATCAAGGCTGCATCTTGGTCGTCGATGACGAACCCGACATACGCGGACTGGTCCAGGAAATCCTGACCGACGAGGGTTACTCGGTCGTCGGCGCCGAAAACGGGGCCGCCGCTCGCGACGCCGTCCGGGCGCATCGGCCCGACCTGATTCTGCTGGACATCTGGATGCCGGACGAAGACGGCATTTCACTGCTCCGCGAGTGGCTGGAAAGCGGCGCGATCGACTGCCCGGTCATCATGATGTCCGGACACGCCACGGTGGAAACCGCCATAGAGGCCACGCGCCTGGGCGCCTACGACGTGCTGGAAAAACCCATCTCGATGGCGAAACTCCTGATCACTGTGGAGCGCGCCCTGGAATCGGCCAGGCTGAAACACGAAACCGTCGGCGTCAGACGCACCACCGAAACACTCGTGGAACTGGTGGGCAAGAGCGCCTCGATGGAGCTGCTGCGTGAACAGATCAAACGCATCGCCCAGCACGACGCACGGGTCCTGCTGGTCGGCGAATCCGGCAGTGGCAAGGAAACAGCCGCGCGCTATCTCCATGCTCACAGCTCGCGCCGCTCCGGGCCTTTCCTGGAGGTCGCCGCCGGTACCATTTCTCCGGCGGCATCGGCCATCGAATTTTTCGGCAGCGAAAACAACGGAAAAATCCGCCGCGGCCTGCTGGAACAGGCGCACGGAGGCACGCTTTTTCTCGAGGACGTCTCCGATCTCGAACCGGAAACCCAGGTGCGCCTCCTGGGGGCTTTGGAGACAGGCGCGTTTTACCGTGTCGGCGGCACCGAGCCCATTCATACGGACTTCCGTCTTGTCGCATCGACGCATATTCCGCTGGACGATGCGGTTCGTGCCGGACTTTTCCGCCGGGAGCTGTTTTATTTGCTGAACGCCGTAACGCTCAAGATCCCGCCGCTTCGCGAACACAACGAGGATGTCCCCGAACTGCTGCGGTTTTACGTGGACTATTTCGTCAGTCGGGAAAAGCTGCCCTTTCGGCGTTTTCCGGTATCGGTACAGAATTTCTTGCGTCACTACAGCTGGAACGGCAACATCCGGGAACTGAAAAACCTGGTCCAGCGGCTTTTGATTCTCGGCAGCGGGGAAGACGTCTCCCTGGACGAGGTCAAGTCCGTCCTTGGCGGCACGACCGACACGCTGAAAGCGGAAGGCAAATCCGACTTTTTCGAGCTTCCGCTGAAAGAAGCCCGCGAACGCTTCGAGAAAACCTATCTCGAATACCACCTGGACAAATACGGCGGCAGCGTCGCCCGGCTGTCGCAGGCCATCGGCCTGGAACGCACGCATTTATACCGAAAACTCAATGCCTTGGGCATCAAGTTCAAAGACAAGCGCTAA
- a CDS encoding sensor histidine kinase, whose product MVIRKLRIRLPLSLVVIVLFTAIVASLHLMSSATQSSPQLGSMYSLLVLINSVGSILLLTLVVVNVYGLLRQLAKRAAGSHLTARMAFLFVLLSLAPASIVFYYSMQFLKQSIDSWFDVRIDQAMEDALELGQAALDERMRTMLHQTEQAAAKLQLAPIMEYPLRLTELRDELGEGEFTVFSRQGRIIAAGGSQLGFILPDLPETGVLLRVKQGKSYIRLEPNQDGNLQIRAIVAVPSDDPLFLQAVFPVPLRISQLASTVESAYVHYKELGFLRSSLKHTFILTLSLVLLLSLLAAIWVAFVSIRRIVAPVRRLAQGTRAVAEGRYGQRLAVRAKDELGFLVESFNTMTEKLAQASEEARLSRLEVERQRTYLETVLSNLSSGVLSFDNTSRLLTANRAVDDILHVPARDYLGLPISRLKAEYPYLGEPLDRIERWLEKGAGTWQGEISFIGPGGRRELYCHGTPLFNGSGEKLGAVVVFDDVTALIVAQRQAAWSEVARRLAHEIKNPLTPIQLSAERLHHKLASRLDARDAEVLDRSTRTIVQQVEALKAMVNAFAEYAKSSTIQLKRISLAGIVEEVAALYPPQSGIRFEIDEEPDLPEISADPLQLRQVLHNLIKNSQEALAPSTQGKMCFVLCKTVEQGEAFLQLTVRDNGPGIPKDQVDRIFEPYVTTKTKGTGLGLAIVKKIIEEHGGTIRVENGHQQGAGFIIRFPIPETDIRAEANGGSSGARS is encoded by the coding sequence ATGGTCATTCGCAAACTAAGAATCCGCCTCCCGCTCAGTTTGGTCGTGATCGTCCTGTTCACGGCCATCGTCGCCTCGCTGCACCTGATGAGCTCCGCCACGCAGAGCTCGCCGCAGCTCGGCAGCATGTATTCGCTGCTGGTCCTCATCAATTCGGTCGGCTCGATCCTGCTGCTGACGCTGGTCGTCGTGAACGTCTACGGCCTGCTCAGGCAGCTCGCCAAGCGGGCGGCGGGCTCGCACCTGACGGCCCGCATGGCGTTTCTTTTCGTCCTGCTCAGCCTCGCGCCGGCGTCGATCGTCTTCTACTACTCCATGCAGTTCCTCAAACAGAGCATCGACAGTTGGTTCGACGTCCGCATCGACCAAGCCATGGAGGATGCGCTGGAGCTGGGCCAGGCGGCGCTCGACGAGCGGATGCGGACCATGCTGCACCAGACCGAACAGGCGGCTGCCAAGTTGCAACTGGCGCCGATCATGGAGTATCCCCTGCGTCTGACCGAACTCCGGGATGAATTGGGGGAGGGCGAATTCACGGTGTTTTCCAGGCAAGGACGGATCATCGCCGCCGGCGGTTCTCAGCTCGGCTTCATTCTTCCCGACCTGCCTGAAACCGGGGTTCTGCTCCGGGTCAAACAAGGCAAGTCCTATATCCGACTTGAGCCCAACCAAGACGGGAATCTGCAGATCCGTGCCATCGTCGCCGTCCCCTCCGACGATCCCCTGTTCCTGCAAGCCGTGTTTCCCGTCCCGCTGCGGATATCCCAACTTGCCAGCACGGTCGAATCGGCCTATGTGCACTACAAGGAACTCGGCTTCCTCCGCAGCTCCCTCAAGCATACTTTCATTCTCACGCTGTCGCTGGTGCTGTTGCTCAGCCTCCTGGCAGCGATCTGGGTAGCGTTCGTGAGCATCCGCCGCATCGTCGCACCGGTGCGGCGACTGGCCCAGGGTACGCGCGCGGTCGCGGAAGGCCGCTACGGTCAGCGGCTCGCCGTACGAGCGAAGGATGAACTCGGCTTCCTGGTCGAGTCATTCAACACCATGACCGAAAAACTCGCCCAGGCCAGCGAAGAAGCCAGGCTGTCGCGTCTGGAAGTCGAGCGCCAGCGCACCTACCTCGAAACGGTGCTGTCCAACCTGTCGTCCGGCGTGCTCAGTTTCGACAACACCTCCCGACTCCTCACCGCAAACCGGGCGGTGGACGACATCCTGCACGTTCCCGCCCGCGACTACCTGGGACTTCCCATCAGCCGGCTAAAGGCCGAGTATCCCTATCTCGGCGAGCCTCTGGACCGGATCGAACGCTGGCTGGAAAAGGGCGCCGGCACTTGGCAGGGCGAGATTTCTTTCATCGGCCCCGGCGGCCGGCGAGAGCTGTATTGCCACGGCACCCCGCTGTTCAACGGCAGCGGTGAAAAGCTCGGCGCCGTCGTGGTATTCGACGACGTCACGGCGCTGATCGTGGCGCAACGCCAAGCGGCGTGGAGCGAAGTTGCCCGGCGCCTGGCCCATGAAATCAAGAACCCGCTCACGCCCATCCAGCTTTCCGCCGAACGCCTTCATCACAAGCTCGCCAGCCGGCTCGACGCCCGCGATGCGGAAGTCCTGGACCGCTCGACCCGAACGATCGTGCAACAGGTCGAAGCCCTGAAAGCCATGGTCAACGCCTTCGCCGAATATGCCAAGTCCTCGACCATCCAGCTCAAACGGATATCACTGGCCGGCATCGTGGAAGAGGTGGCGGCCTTATACCCGCCGCAGTCCGGCATCCGGTTCGAAATCGATGAAGAGCCGGACCTGCCCGAGATTTCCGCCGACCCGCTTCAGCTCCGGCAAGTCCTGCACAATCTCATCAAGAATTCACAGGAGGCCCTGGCACCCTCCACACAGGGTAAGATGTGCTTCGTCCTTTGCAAAACGGTCGAGCAGGGAGAAGCTTTCCTGCAACTGACGGTTCGGGATAACGGACCCGGCATTCCGAAAGACCAGGTGGATCGCATTTTCGAACCCTATGTCACCACCAAGACCAAGGGCACGGGCTTGGGACTGGCGATCGTCAAGAAAATCATCGAGGAACACGGCGGGACCATCCGCGTGGAAAACGGGCACCAGCAGGGCGCCGGCTTCATCATCCGGTTCCCGATACCTGAAACAGACATAAGAGCCGAAGCGAATGGCGGAAGCTCTGGAGCAAGATCATGA
- the trkA gene encoding Trk system potassium transporter TrkA yields MKIIILGAGQVGTSVLASLCSEDNDIVVVDKQTSVLRELHDRFDIGTVQGNAAHPTVLKRAGADDTDMLIAVTSDDETNMLACQISHTLFNIPKKIARVRAIEYLSYPEIFSKEGVPIDVVISPEQIVTQMIERLLEYPGASQVLDFAAGRVRLVSVRALTGGPLVGREIRELHQHMPNVHARIAAIFRNARPIIPNGRQTIEHGDEVFFMASSEEISDVMSELRELDKPYKRLMFAGGGHIGKRVAQALEHRYQVKVIEKNADRAKKIAGDLTNTVVLLGDASDKELLLSENIENTDIFCAITNDDEANILSAMLAKRLGARRVISLVNKAAYADIVDPNQIDLVISPQQSTIGALLRHIRKGDVVQVHSLRHGDAEALEAVAHGTPGKSKVIGMPIDRIPIPPGVVMGALVRDREVIQVHHDTVIEEGDHVIMFLLDKKVIPIIEQMFQGDAPRR; encoded by the coding sequence ATGAAGATCATCATCCTGGGTGCCGGTCAGGTCGGCACGAGCGTACTGGCCAGCCTTTGCAGCGAAGACAACGACATCGTGGTCGTCGACAAACAAACCAGTGTCCTGCGGGAACTGCACGACCGCTTCGACATCGGCACCGTACAGGGCAATGCCGCCCATCCCACGGTGCTGAAGCGGGCGGGCGCCGACGATACCGACATGCTCATCGCCGTAACCAGCGACGACGAAACCAACATGCTGGCCTGTCAGATCTCGCACACCTTGTTCAATATCCCGAAGAAGATCGCGCGGGTGCGCGCCATCGAATATTTGAGCTATCCGGAGATATTTTCGAAGGAAGGCGTCCCCATAGACGTAGTCATCAGCCCCGAACAGATCGTCACCCAGATGATCGAACGACTGCTGGAATATCCGGGCGCCTCCCAGGTTCTGGACTTCGCCGCGGGGCGGGTTCGCCTGGTGTCGGTCCGGGCGCTGACGGGGGGGCCTTTGGTGGGAAGGGAAATTCGCGAGCTTCATCAGCACATGCCGAACGTCCACGCCCGAATCGCCGCCATTTTCCGTAACGCTCGCCCCATCATTCCCAATGGAAGACAAACGATAGAACACGGTGACGAAGTATTCTTCATGGCCTCGTCGGAAGAAATCAGCGACGTCATGAGTGAATTGCGCGAGCTCGACAAACCTTACAAACGGCTGATGTTCGCGGGGGGCGGGCATATCGGCAAGCGGGTAGCACAAGCCCTGGAGCACCGCTATCAGGTCAAGGTCATCGAGAAAAACGCCGACCGCGCCAAGAAGATCGCCGGAGACCTGACCAATACCGTGGTCTTGCTGGGAGACGCTTCCGACAAGGAGTTGCTGCTGAGCGAGAACATCGAAAACACCGACATTTTCTGCGCCATCACCAATGACGACGAAGCGAACATCCTCTCCGCCATGCTGGCCAAGCGACTGGGCGCCCGTCGCGTCATCAGCCTGGTCAACAAAGCCGCATATGCGGATATCGTCGATCCCAACCAGATCGACCTTGTCATTTCACCACAGCAATCCACCATAGGCGCCTTGCTTCGCCATATCCGCAAAGGCGATGTCGTCCAGGTCCATTCGCTGCGCCACGGCGATGCCGAAGCGCTTGAAGCCGTGGCGCACGGGACGCCGGGCAAGTCGAAGGTGATCGGCATGCCGATCGACCGCATCCCCATCCCGCCGGGCGTAGTCATGGGCGCCCTGGTAAGGGATCGCGAAGTGATACAAGTCCATCACGACACCGTCATCGAGGAGGGAGATCATGTCATCATGTTCCTCCTCGACAAGAAGGTCATTCCGATCATCGAGCAGATGTTCCAAGGCGATGCTCCCAGGCGCTGA